A genomic region of Metopolophium dirhodum isolate CAU chromosome 1, ASM1992520v1, whole genome shotgun sequence contains the following coding sequences:
- the LOC132936183 gene encoding LOW QUALITY PROTEIN: mastermind-like protein 2 (The sequence of the model RefSeq protein was modified relative to this genomic sequence to represent the inferred CDS: deleted 2 bases in 2 codons): MEADDPRLADEYVNEFVLDHLDVSTVKREIQSSDYHHHHHQQPHQEHGGHHHHHQHHQQQQQQHSPCNGGRGTASVAGRLPPMPITGVNNGSPATAAAPASTVGAATATLVQSSPPPSHYLLTPPGCEQEYPHHHPLIRHQHAINQVIDGVGGAGAGMVIHSHAAATAAAATGVLITGGTPAVKVSGAEAAPVGSMMYPSTPGTPPDTPPVSSSPPPSTPIPQPVFMEEMMWLTQSLRQGQEPLDLRPNYAGSDEMQQHQHQHQHQHHPHHHHHHHHHQQQQQQEQREDEEQQQQQQQQQQQQQQQQQQQPVSADVEWNMVQHQHLTVIQPSNSNNSCSAVGGKVPPFGRPSLLMQGLLSPGSSNSVVYNNYTNSCSLYQPLFSSQRLMPQRQSRPLSVSSDSVMSPVSSRGGGGSSLYTRGGGSSDDLINDALLLQLPVRDLNKRLQGISKEEIARLKQKRRTLKNRGYAQSCRTKRMNQRIELENANEILVTELHKVKSELARIMQERDMYKQRFSALAVARESMSTAAAAAAVAATSSASSTSSVAAAAAQRVDSSSNSPELYL, from the exons atgGAAGCTGACGATCCACGGCTGGCCGACGAGTACGTCAACGAGTTCGTGCTCGACCACTTGGACGTATCGACGGTAAAACGCGAGATCCAATCGTCCGACTatcaccaccatcaccaccaaCAGCCACATCAGGAACATGGGGGCCATCACCATCACCACCAGCACCaccagcagcaacaacaacaacactcACCTTGTAATGGTGGTCGGGGGACCGCCAGCGTGGCTGGCCGTCTGCCGCCTATGCCCATCACGGGCGTCAACAACGGGTCCCCGGCCACGGCGGCTGCACCCGCCTCAACCGTCGGAGCTGCCACTGCGACGTTGGTGCAGTCATCGCCACCGCCGTCGCACTACCTGCTCACGCCACCGGGTTGTGAACAGGAATACCCACACCACCATCCACTCATCAGACACCAGCACGCTATTAACCAGGTAATTGACGGTGTGGGTGGCGCGGGTGCAGGAATGGTGATACACAGCCACGCGGCAGCCACGGCAGCGGCGGCCACCGGCGTGCTGATAACCGGAGGCACGCCCGCGGTCAAAGTTTCGGGGGCCGAAGCCGCGCCTGTCGGTTCCATGATGTACCCGAGCACGCCGGGGACGCCGCCCGACACGCCGCCGGTGAGCTCATCACCACCGCCGTCCACGCCGATCCCGCAACCGGTATTTATGGAAGAAATGATGTGGTTAACGCAGTCGTTGCGCCAGGGACAGGAACCGCTGGACTTGCGACCAAACTATGCGGGCTCCGACGAAATGCAACAGCACCAGCACCAGCACCAGCATCAGCACCACCCGCACCACCAtcaccatcaccaccaccatcaacaacaacagcaacaagaACAACGCGAAGATGAagaacagcaacaacaacagcagcagcagcagcagcagcagcagcaacagcagcagcagcagccggTTTCG GCGGACGTGGAATGGAATATGGTACAACACCAACACTTGACCGTGATACAGCCGAGTAACAGTAATAACAGTTGCTCTGCAGTTGGTGGCAAGGTACCGCCGTTTGGTCGCCCGTCCCTCCTGATGCAAGGGTTATTGAGTCCAGGCTCGTCAAACAGTGTCGTCTACAACAATTACACGAATAGCTGCTCCCTGTACCAGCCGCTGTTCTCGTCCCAACGACTGATGCCCCAGCGCCAGAGCCGGCCGCTGAGCGTGTCAAGCGATAGCGTCATGTCGCCCGTGAGCTCCCGCGGGGGCGGTGGCAGCAGCTTGTACACCCGTGGCGGCGGCTCATCCGACGACTTGATCAACGACGCGCTGCTGCTGCAGCTGCCGGTACGTGATCTCAACAAGCGGCTGCAGGGCATCTCCAAGGAGGAGATCGCCCGGCTCAAGCAGAAACGGCGGACGCTCAAAAACCGCGGGTACGCGCAGAGCTGCCGGACCAAGCGGATGAACCAACGCATCGAGCTGGAGAACGCCAACGAGATACTGGTGACCGAGCTGCATAAGGTGAAATCGGAGCTGGCACGTATCATGCAGGAACGCGACATGTACAAGCAGCGGTTTTCCGCGCTGGCCGTAGCCAGGGAATCGATGAGCACCGCGGCCGCGGCAGCAGCCGTCGCTGCCACTTCATCGGCGTCGTCCACCTCGTCGGTGGCC GCGGCCGCTGCCCAGCGCGTCGACAGTAGTTCCAATTCGCCAGAGCTCTACCTGTGA